The window AACGAAGAAGTGCTAGATGATGCTACTAAGGAATTGGGTATCAGTAGAGATGATCTGCTGCCAGTTGTCAGTGCGGAGGTGGGTAATATCTTTAAATTTGGTACCGAAAAAGCTGAACAAATGGGCATCATGTACACCGGTGAAGATGGCAGGCAGCATCCGATTTACCTTGCAAGCTATGGCATTGGCATCACGCGGGTGATGGGTGTGATTGCCGAGAAAATGTCGGATGATAAGGGGCTGGTCTGGCCGGAGAATATCGCGCCGTTCAAGATCCATGTGGTAGCAATTGGTGACAAGGGTCAGGAGCTAGCGAGTACATTATATACCGAGCTAGCGGAAAAGGGTGTGGAGGTGCTACTGGATGATCGGGCTGAGCGGCCGGGCGTCAAGTTCGCCGATGCGGAGTTGATGGGGCTGCCGTGGCGGATTACGATTGGTGAGCGGGCAATTGATGGTGACGGACTGTTCGAATTAACTGAGCGGGCGACTGGCGAGACGAAGAAGCTGGATTATCAGCAACTCGTCGCCTTTTGTTTGGAGCGCGGGTGATCACGTTGTCTGGCATATGCGACGGAGGCCAGATTACACCAGGGGCTCCGTCACGTATTGACATGGTTTGGGGTGATTGCTATACTCGTAAAGACTTAAATAACCATATGGATAAGCGCTATATATAGCACTTTTTGTTTTTGTAGACGCTATATATGGAGTGAGGAGAGTAACATGAATAAGGTATATCAGATTACCGAGAGTGGTCAACGTGAACTAGAACGAGAGCTGGAGGAGCTGAAAAGTCGGCGCGGTGAGATCGCTGATAAAATCGCGGCGGCGCGGGATTTTGGTGATTTGAGCGAAAATGCAGAGTACGATGCAGCGCGTGAGGCCCAAGGGTTGCTAGAAACGCGCATCACCGAGATTGAAACAATTTTGCAGAATGCGAGTATCATTCAGGCCGGCAGCAGTTCGACGGTGGTGCTAGGTAGTACAGTAGAACTGGAGGCCAATGGCAAGACAGTGGT is drawn from Candidatus Saccharibacteria bacterium oral taxon 488 and contains these coding sequences:
- the greA gene encoding transcription elongation factor GreA, whose translation is MNKVYQITESGQRELERELEELKSRRGEIADKIAAARDFGDLSENAEYDAAREAQGLLETRITEIETILQNASIIQAGSSSTVVLGSTVELEANGKTVVYTVVGPVEADPLEGKVSNESPIGQALMGKAVGDTVTISTPKGELAYTVVALR